Proteins from a genomic interval of Thunnus thynnus chromosome 5, fThuThy2.1, whole genome shotgun sequence:
- the LOC137182568 gene encoding uncharacterized protein codes for MASSGLHREKHLLTLGILRVDARYANLPRPEPILQLFLTNLRNRPLNTANINSMRESILSMYHSLITGSKTFPVIPFKGCLRSVQTVTPFLRTEQEQRENTTPSPLTDAPAGVMVPAAGSSSSPPTMITPVLPERTAFAALKADRRNCVRSMEFDGSTFTRVISTVYCSESTEMANRWRVTDYSTDGHVLMSALCQFTKNSAQCARTSTRTKRKVTEEESSLSAPKKRLRL; via the exons ATGGCCTCCTCTGGTTTACACCGAGAGAAACACCTGCTGACTTTAGGCATCCTCCGTGTAGATGCACGATATG CTAACCTTCCGAGGCCAGAACCAATCCTTCAGCTGTTTCTTACAAACCTAAGAAACCGACCTCTGAACACTGCAAACATCAACTCGATGAGGGAGTCCATACTTAGCATGTACCACAGCCTCATCACTGGTTCTAAGACCTTCCCTGTGATTCCCTTCAAAGGATGCCTCCGTTCAGTTCAGACGGTCACACCCTTTCTCCGAACTGagcaggagcagagagagaacaccACGCCGTCTCCTTTAACGGACGCACCAGCAGGTGTGATGGTGCCAGCTGCAGGCTCCAGCTCTTCTCCTCCAACCATGATAACTCCAGTTCTTCCGGAGAGGACAGCGTTCGCAGCCCTTAAGGCAGACCGCAGGAACTGTGTCCGCAGCATGGAGTTTGATGGCAGCACTTTCACCAGAGTCATCTCCACTGTTTACTGCTCCGAAAGCACTGAGATGGCCAACCGCTGGAGAGTGACGGACTACAGCACAGACGGCCATGTTCTGATGTCAGCCCTCTGTCAGTTTACCAAAAACTCGGCACAGTGTGCAAGGACTTCAACACGGACGAAGAGGAAggtgacagaggaagagagcagCCTGTCTGCACCAAAGAAGCGATTGAGACTGTGA